Proteins encoded in a region of the Zea mays cultivar B73 chromosome 2, Zm-B73-REFERENCE-NAM-5.0, whole genome shotgun sequence genome:
- the LOC103648671 gene encoding transcription factor E2FA isoform 2 (isoform 2 is encoded by transcript variant 2), translating into MSESARPAVARKIVKSLQRCTRHSLERPPFETALGEYCQFPRPSLSPAAAAAATSGGRGEVDEGIFVRTPLKRKAPYGEYDTAESTGWSIVSSGFIHGVDSPRKTPISGKTARKYKPKSERTKAAPQAATLNAAGSPGNPPTPAGCRYDNSLALLTKKFINLLNEAQDGILDLNSTAEMLGVRKRRMYDITNVLEGIGLIKKKLKNRICWKGLGELGTNLDNDLSVLKIDFENLNLQEQALDEHISKIREKLKDLTEDEGNQRWLFLTEDDIKGLPCFQNKTLIAIKAPHGSSLEVPNPDVMTGDSLQRRYRIVVRSTMGPIDLYLVSKTEEEMEGKLDDAAAPAGHTNVAKHGSIKCPRTKRAWQRSRKEEVVPKAQKIQKTPDLNAPCHSEGVLRKINPSDVEVS; encoded by the exons ATGTCGGAAAGCGCCCGGCCGGCGGTCGCGCGGAAGATCGTGAAGTCGCTACAGCGGTGCACGCGGCACTCTCTGGAGCGTCCGCCCTTCGAGACTGCCCTCGGCGAGTATTGCCAGTTCCCCCGGCCGTCGTTGTCACCTGCCGCTGCAGCGGCAGCGACCTCCGGCGGTCGCGGAGAGGTTGATGAGGGGATCTTCGTCAGGACGCCG CTAAAAAGAAAAGCTCCCTATGGAGAATATGACACTGCTGAGTCAACCGGATGGAGTATTGTCAGTTCTGGGTTCATTCATGGAGTTGACAGTCCACGAAAAACCCCAATTTCTGGAAAAACTGCTAGGAAATACAAGCCAAAGTCTGAACGCACCAAAGCTGCACCTCAGGCAGCCACGTTAAATGCTG CAGGTTCACCTGGCAACCCACCTACTCCTGCTGGTTGTCGGTATGACAATTCATTAG CACTGTTGACAAAAAAGTTTATCAATCTGCTCAATGAGGCTCAAGATGGGATTTTAGATTTGAACAGCACAGCAGAGATGTTAGGT GTTCGTAAGAGGCGTATGTATGACATTACAAATGTCCTTGAAGGGATTGGTTTGATAAAAAAGAAGTTGAAGAACAGAATATGTTGGAA GGGTTTGGGGGAATTGGGAACTAACTTGGATAATGATCTTTCAGTTCTGAAG ATAGATTTTGAAAACCTTAATCTACAGGAGCAAGCATTAGACGAACATATAAG TAAAATACGGGAAAAGCTGAAGGACTTAACTGAAGATGAAGGCAACCAGAG GTGGCTATTCCTTACTGAAGATGACATCAAGGGGTTGCCCTGCTTTCAG aacaaaacattaattgcaatAAAAGCACCTCATGGGTCTTCTTTGGAAGTGCCCAATCCTGATGTG ATGACTGGGGATAGCCTTCAAAGGAGATATAGAATAGTAGTACGGAGTACAATGGGTCCAATTGATCTTTACTTAGTTAG TAAAACTGAAGAAGAAATGGAGGGAAAGCTGGATGATGCTGCAGCACCCGCAGGGCACACAAATGTGGCAAAGCATGGCTCCATAAAATGCCCCAGAACAAAAAGAGCTTGGCAAAGGAGTAGAAAAGAGGAGGTGGTGCCTAAGGCTCAGAAGATCCAGAAAACTCCAGATCTAAATGCCCCATGTCATTCTGAAGGAGTGTTGAGGAAGATTAATCCTTCAGATGTTGAGGTAAGTTAG
- the LOC103648671 gene encoding transcription factor E2FA isoform 1 (isoform 1 is encoded by transcript variant 1), protein MSESARPAVARKIVKSLQRCTRHSLERPPFETALGEYCQFPRPSLSPAAAAAATSGGRGEVDEGIFVRTPLKRKAPYGEYDTAESTGWSIVSSGFIHGVDSPRKTPISGKTARKYKPKSERTKAAPQAATLNAAGSPGNPPTPAGCRYDNSLALLTKKFINLLNEAQDGILDLNSTAEMLGVRKRRMYDITNVLEGIGLIKKKLKNRICWKGLGELGTNLDNDLSVLKIDFENLNLQEQALDEHISKIREKLKDLTEDEGNQRWLFLTEDDIKGLPCFQNKTLIAIKAPHGSSLEVPNPDV, encoded by the exons ATGTCGGAAAGCGCCCGGCCGGCGGTCGCGCGGAAGATCGTGAAGTCGCTACAGCGGTGCACGCGGCACTCTCTGGAGCGTCCGCCCTTCGAGACTGCCCTCGGCGAGTATTGCCAGTTCCCCCGGCCGTCGTTGTCACCTGCCGCTGCAGCGGCAGCGACCTCCGGCGGTCGCGGAGAGGTTGATGAGGGGATCTTCGTCAGGACGCCG CTAAAAAGAAAAGCTCCCTATGGAGAATATGACACTGCTGAGTCAACCGGATGGAGTATTGTCAGTTCTGGGTTCATTCATGGAGTTGACAGTCCACGAAAAACCCCAATTTCTGGAAAAACTGCTAGGAAATACAAGCCAAAGTCTGAACGCACCAAAGCTGCACCTCAGGCAGCCACGTTAAATGCTG CAGGTTCACCTGGCAACCCACCTACTCCTGCTGGTTGTCGGTATGACAATTCATTAG CACTGTTGACAAAAAAGTTTATCAATCTGCTCAATGAGGCTCAAGATGGGATTTTAGATTTGAACAGCACAGCAGAGATGTTAGGT GTTCGTAAGAGGCGTATGTATGACATTACAAATGTCCTTGAAGGGATTGGTTTGATAAAAAAGAAGTTGAAGAACAGAATATGTTGGAA GGGTTTGGGGGAATTGGGAACTAACTTGGATAATGATCTTTCAGTTCTGAAG ATAGATTTTGAAAACCTTAATCTACAGGAGCAAGCATTAGACGAACATATAAG TAAAATACGGGAAAAGCTGAAGGACTTAACTGAAGATGAAGGCAACCAGAG GTGGCTATTCCTTACTGAAGATGACATCAAGGGGTTGCCCTGCTTTCAG aacaaaacattaattgcaatAAAAGCACCTCATGGGTCTTCTTTGGAAGTGCCCAATCCTGATGTG TAA